A genomic region of Bernardetia sp. ABR2-2B contains the following coding sequences:
- a CDS encoding DUF3857 domain-containing protein, translating into MNLIKPTIFFLVSCILFVFSLPVLADNDKHQYADYNWEENRKRNEIPSHLEDVGSIVFLDKNMVEYFYLAEEENIFLYKTHHIIRWLGSTDAVERYNAIFIPLGEGTLEKLKVRSISPDGKVVISDQNNLKEIKDEESGFGYKMFAIEGIEKGSEIEYFYTTKEPVLGGNQEGRQYLQSSTPTKNVLFELITPSHLDFEVKSYNGLTDAELIEDTENEKRIQRIEVDSIAPLNGEPFAYADPNKMRVDYKLAYNLAANSRQRFYTFTDAAKQIYSVFCQTRDKEEAKALKKIYKEIEVKSKYTEEAKIRKIENYLKVKIQGTESPAPNFSNIEEIEKTKIANERGLVRLFTTLLEMADITYELVLTSDRSEIRFDGDFDYWGNMRRFLIYFPNTKKYLVPAVPLYRYGIVPDTWTATDGLFIRKMKVGDEVFGLGTVREIKPLEGDKNFTNIHLKMKFNEDMDAIESELKYGFGGLSAFPIQAIIPYYSEEKRTQMIENVLRGLSSDAEFKDIELENEKMNTDLLENEFAIKTNFESKSWIEKAGNKYLFTIGKCIGPQSELYQEKERKLAVENGHNRIYKRKLIFEVPKGYEVKNLDDLKLNVIFDKDDSKNCGFISEYKQKGNTVTIDVFEYYYEIYLPLEDFEEYRKVINAAADFNKIVLVLEKK; encoded by the coding sequence ATGAATTTAATTAAACCAACTATATTTTTCTTAGTTTCCTGTATTTTATTTGTTTTTTCTTTGCCTGTTTTGGCAGATAACGACAAACACCAATACGCAGATTATAATTGGGAAGAAAACCGAAAAAGAAATGAAATTCCGTCTCATTTGGAAGATGTAGGTTCAATAGTTTTTTTAGATAAAAATATGGTAGAATATTTTTATTTGGCAGAAGAGGAAAATATATTTCTCTACAAGACACATCATATCATTCGTTGGCTCGGAAGTACAGATGCTGTGGAACGTTATAATGCGATTTTTATTCCTTTGGGAGAAGGAACGCTAGAAAAACTAAAAGTCCGTTCTATTTCGCCAGATGGAAAAGTTGTTATTTCTGACCAAAATAATTTAAAGGAAATAAAAGATGAAGAGTCTGGATTTGGTTACAAAATGTTTGCTATTGAAGGAATAGAAAAAGGAAGCGAAATTGAATATTTTTATACGACAAAAGAACCTGTTTTGGGAGGAAACCAAGAGGGAAGACAATATTTACAAAGCAGTACGCCCACCAAAAACGTTCTTTTCGAACTCATTACGCCTTCTCACTTAGATTTTGAAGTAAAGAGTTATAATGGTTTGACTGATGCAGAACTTATAGAAGATACCGAAAATGAAAAGCGAATCCAACGTATAGAAGTTGATAGTATTGCTCCTTTGAATGGAGAGCCTTTTGCCTATGCAGACCCAAATAAAATGAGAGTGGATTATAAATTAGCTTATAATTTGGCTGCTAATTCTCGTCAGCGTTTTTATACATTTACTGATGCTGCAAAACAAATTTATAGTGTTTTTTGTCAGACAAGAGATAAAGAAGAAGCAAAAGCTCTCAAAAAAATATATAAGGAAATAGAAGTAAAATCTAAGTATACAGAGGAAGCTAAAATCCGTAAAATTGAAAATTATTTAAAAGTTAAGATACAGGGAACAGAATCTCCTGCACCTAATTTCTCAAATATTGAAGAGATTGAAAAAACAAAAATTGCGAATGAGCGTGGTTTAGTCCGTCTTTTTACGACTTTGTTAGAAATGGCTGATATAACTTATGAGCTTGTCTTGACTTCTGATAGAAGTGAAATCAGATTTGATGGCGATTTTGACTACTGGGGAAATATGCGTAGATTTTTGATTTATTTTCCAAACACAAAAAAATACCTCGTTCCTGCTGTTCCTTTATACCGTTATGGAATTGTGCCTGATACGTGGACAGCTACTGATGGTCTTTTTATTCGCAAAATGAAAGTTGGGGATGAGGTTTTTGGATTGGGAACAGTCAGAGAAATAAAACCATTAGAGGGCGATAAAAATTTCACTAATATTCATTTGAAAATGAAATTTAATGAAGATATGGATGCCATAGAATCAGAGCTTAAATATGGTTTTGGTGGACTCTCTGCTTTTCCTATTCAAGCGATTATTCCTTATTACTCTGAAGAAAAACGTACTCAAATGATAGAAAATGTTTTGAGAGGGCTTTCATCAGACGCAGAGTTTAAAGATATTGAGTTAGAAAATGAAAAGATGAATACAGACCTTTTAGAAAATGAGTTTGCTATCAAAACAAACTTTGAATCTAAATCGTGGATAGAAAAAGCAGGAAATAAATATCTCTTTACAATTGGAAAGTGTATAGGACCTCAATCTGAACTTTATCAAGAAAAAGAGCGAAAATTAGCCGTAGAAAACGGACACAATCGAATCTATAAAAGAAAATTAATTTTTGAAGTTCCAAAGGGTTATGAAGTCAAAAATTTAGATGATTTGAAACTAAATGTTATTTTTGATAAAGATGATAGTAAAAATTGTGGTTTTATTTCAGAGTATAAGCAAAAGGGAAATACCGTAACAATTGATGTTTTTGAATATTATTATGAAATTTATCTGCCCTTAGAAGATTTTGAAGAATACAGAAAAGTCATTAATGCAGCAGCCGATTTTAATAAAATTGTTCTTGTTTTGGAGAAAAAGTAA
- a CDS encoding CBS domain-containing protein: MNDTYNTTTSVMVAADLINEMIPPLKSNDSVKKALNWMDAFRITQLPIVENNVYKGIITEDMLYEINNPDADIDSIEPLYEDVFVGEEQHFYDVMRLATDHNLRIIAVVDLNNMFVGVITVRDTLTAFARTFANQSAGAILVMSMNYRDYSLSHISRLIEENNTKILSSYVDTDPYDTNLIKLTLKLDKTELMPILATLERFEYRVIAKFQENPDADIQKERLDMFFRYFDI, translated from the coding sequence ATGAACGACACCTATAATACTACTACTTCTGTTATGGTCGCTGCTGACCTTATAAATGAAATGATTCCTCCATTGAAGAGTAATGACAGTGTCAAAAAGGCACTTAACTGGATGGATGCTTTCAGAATTACGCAGCTTCCTATTGTCGAAAATAATGTTTATAAAGGTATCATTACAGAGGATATGCTCTATGAGATAAATAATCCAGATGCAGATATTGATTCTATTGAGCCACTTTATGAAGATGTTTTTGTAGGAGAAGAGCAGCATTTTTATGATGTTATGCGTTTGGCAACTGACCATAATTTGCGTATTATTGCTGTTGTAGATTTAAACAACATGTTTGTTGGAGTAATTACGGTTAGAGATACTTTAACTGCCTTTGCTCGTACGTTTGCTAATCAAAGTGCAGGTGCGATTTTGGTTATGTCAATGAATTATAGAGATTATTCTTTGTCGCATATTAGTCGTTTGATAGAAGAAAACAATACCAAAATTTTGAGTAGTTATGTAGATACTGACCCATATGACACTAATCTTATTAAGCTTACTTTAAAATTAGATAAAACCGAACTTATGCCTATTTTGGCAACCCTAGAGCGTTTTGAATATCGTGTCATTGCTAAGTTTCAAGAAAACCCTGATGCAGATATTCAAAAAGAACGTTTGGATATGTTCTTTAGATATTTTGATATTTAA
- a CDS encoding alpha/beta hydrolase — MTIKEKGGYEYIDEGEGEVLLLLHGLFGEMSNWEGVVAHFSKNYRVLIPMMPIYTISLRKAHLEGLIDFVEGFVQMEDLKDMTLVGNSLGGHLALIFMLRNKEISKRMVLTGSSGLFENGMGGSFPKRGNYEYIKEKVQYTFHDPKVATKELVDDVFEVTNNNAKCLRMITIARSAQRNNMAKEIPLINIPTLLVWGLNDTITPPLVAHEFDRLLRNSDLRFIDKCGHAPMMEHSAIFNAYVDEFLKKNPLEKTATSLV; from the coding sequence ATGACAATCAAAGAAAAAGGAGGATACGAATATATAGATGAAGGCGAAGGAGAAGTTCTTTTGCTTCTACACGGACTTTTTGGTGAGATGAGTAATTGGGAGGGCGTAGTGGCGCATTTTTCCAAAAATTACAGAGTCTTGATTCCGATGATGCCCATTTATACTATTTCTCTTAGAAAGGCGCATTTGGAAGGACTTATCGATTTTGTAGAAGGATTCGTACAGATGGAAGACCTAAAAGATATGACCTTAGTAGGAAATTCTTTAGGAGGACATTTGGCTCTTATTTTTATGCTTCGCAATAAAGAAATATCTAAAAGAATGGTCTTGACAGGTAGTTCAGGGTTGTTTGAGAACGGTATGGGAGGTTCTTTTCCTAAGCGTGGAAACTATGAATATATCAAAGAAAAGGTGCAATATACATTTCATGACCCAAAAGTTGCAACGAAAGAGCTAGTAGATGACGTCTTCGAAGTAACTAATAATAATGCAAAGTGCTTACGAATGATTACGATTGCTCGTTCGGCGCAACGCAATAATATGGCTAAAGAGATTCCATTAATAAACATTCCAACACTTTTGGTTTGGGGATTGAATGATACAATTACGCCACCTTTAGTTGCTCACGAGTTTGATAGACTTTTGAGAAATAGCGACCTTCGTTTTATTGATAAATGTGGACACGCTCCTATGATGGAACATTCGGCTATTTTTAATGCGTATGTTGATGAGTTTTTGAAAAAGAATCCATTAGAAAAAACAGCTACTTCTTTGGTCTAA
- the kbl gene encoding glycine C-acetyltransferase, protein MYDTLQPFLEKELQEIKDAGLYKKERIITTPQSAAIKTQSTGEVINFCANNYLGLSSNPRVLEAAKKAIDTHGFGLSSVRFICGTQDLHKELEQKTSEFLGMEDCILYAAAFDANGGLFEPLLGADDAIISDALNHASIIDGVRLCKAKRFRYKHDDMEDLEKQLQDADAAGAKQKMIVTDGVFSMDGTIARLDKICELAEKYKALVMVDECHSSGFIGKTGRGTHEYRNVMGKIDIITGTYGKALGGASGGFTAAKKEIVDMLRQRSRPYLFSNTVAPPIVGASIEVLNVLMESTSLRDKLEESTKYFREKMSAAGFDLVKGEHPIVPVMLYDAPLSQKFADRLLEEGIYVIGFYYPVVPKGKARIRVQISALHEREHLDKAIAAFTKVGKELGVIS, encoded by the coding sequence ATGTACGATACACTTCAACCCTTTTTAGAAAAGGAATTACAAGAAATAAAAGATGCAGGACTTTACAAAAAAGAACGCATCATCACAACGCCACAATCAGCAGCTATCAAAACGCAAAGCACAGGCGAAGTAATCAATTTTTGTGCAAATAATTATTTAGGGCTTTCCTCAAATCCTCGTGTTTTGGAAGCTGCAAAAAAAGCCATCGACACACACGGTTTCGGACTTTCTTCAGTTCGTTTTATTTGTGGAACGCAAGATTTACATAAAGAATTAGAACAAAAAACATCTGAGTTTTTGGGAATGGAAGACTGTATTTTGTATGCAGCAGCTTTTGATGCAAACGGTGGACTTTTCGAACCACTTTTAGGAGCAGATGATGCCATTATTTCTGATGCTTTGAATCATGCTTCTATTATTGATGGTGTTCGTTTGTGTAAGGCAAAGCGTTTTCGTTACAAACACGATGATATGGAAGATCTTGAAAAACAACTTCAAGATGCTGATGCAGCAGGAGCAAAACAAAAAATGATTGTTACTGATGGTGTTTTTTCAATGGACGGAACGATTGCAAGATTGGATAAAATCTGTGAACTAGCAGAAAAATATAAAGCTCTTGTTATGGTAGATGAGTGTCATTCGTCTGGTTTTATAGGAAAGACAGGAAGGGGAACACACGAGTATAGAAATGTAATGGGCAAAATTGACATCATTACAGGAACGTATGGAAAAGCTCTTGGAGGTGCTTCAGGTGGATTTACGGCAGCAAAAAAGGAAATTGTAGATATGCTTCGTCAGCGTTCTCGTCCTTATTTGTTTTCAAATACGGTTGCGCCACCGATTGTAGGTGCTTCTATTGAGGTTTTGAATGTACTTATGGAATCTACTTCGCTTAGAGATAAGTTAGAAGAAAGCACAAAATATTTTAGAGAAAAAATGAGTGCAGCAGGTTTTGACCTTGTAAAAGGCGAACATCCGATTGTTCCTGTGATGCTTTATGATGCGCCACTTTCTCAAAAATTTGCTGACCGACTGTTAGAAGAAGGAATTTATGTAATTGGTTTCTATTATCCTGTTGTTCCAAAAGGAAAAGCTCGTATTCGTGTTCAAATTTCAGCTTTGCACGAACGTGAACATTTAGATAAAGCTATTGCAGCTTTTACAAAAGTAGGAAAAGAATTGGGAGTGATTTCTTAG
- a CDS encoding peptidylprolyl isomerase, whose amino-acid sequence MSNSAKKGDLVQVHYVGKFEDGNVFDSSRDRKEPIEFQVGAGQMIKGFDAAVEGMELSESKTITLAPAEAYGESNPENIVSFPKDKLPPEMNPKAGDQLALQGQNGEQIPVVVVEANEEGVVLDANHPMAGKTLVFDLELVGINPSKVEGGTLSDW is encoded by the coding sequence ATGTCAAATAGCGCAAAAAAAGGCGATTTAGTACAAGTACATTATGTAGGTAAATTCGAAGACGGAAATGTTTTTGATTCTTCAAGAGATAGAAAAGAGCCTATTGAATTTCAAGTAGGAGCAGGACAGATGATAAAAGGTTTTGATGCTGCAGTAGAAGGAATGGAACTTAGCGAATCAAAGACAATTACTTTAGCACCAGCTGAAGCGTATGGAGAATCAAATCCAGAAAATATTGTTTCTTTTCCTAAAGACAAATTACCACCAGAAATGAATCCAAAAGCAGGTGATCAACTTGCTCTTCAAGGACAAAATGGTGAGCAAATTCCTGTTGTAGTAGTTGAAGCGAATGAAGAAGGCGTTGTTTTAGATGCTAATCATCCAATGGCTGGAAAAACTTTAGTTTTTGATTTAGAACTTGTTGGAATCAATCCATCAAAAGTAGAAGGTGGAACACTTTCTGACTGGTAA
- a CDS encoding tRNA-binding protein, translating to MIAYSDFEKIEMRVGTILEAKVFEKAYKPAYQLQIDFGEFGIKKSSAQITKKYPNPEILVGKQIIAITNFPQKQIANFMSECLVLGVVGDENNVTLLTTDKPVENGLLIS from the coding sequence ATGATTGCTTATTCAGATTTTGAAAAAATAGAAATGCGTGTCGGAACGATTTTAGAAGCTAAAGTTTTTGAAAAAGCATACAAACCAGCTTACCAGTTGCAAATTGATTTTGGAGAATTTGGAATCAAAAAATCAAGCGCACAAATCACAAAAAAATATCCAAACCCAGAAATTTTAGTTGGAAAACAAATTATTGCTATAACTAACTTTCCACAAAAACAAATTGCTAATTTTATGTCAGAATGTTTGGTTTTGGGAGTTGTTGGAGATGAAAACAACGTAACGCTTCTTACGACTGACAAGCCTGTTGAGAATGGACTTTTGATTAGTTGA
- the cysQ gene encoding 3'(2'),5'-bisphosphate nucleotidase CysQ, with protein sequence MIEIAIKAAVKAGERIKEIYDKFDNESDTEYTADNIVSYKSDNSPLTLADKEANKIIEKYLEPLGLPILSEEGKITPYSERKKWDNFWLIDPLDGTREFVKRNGNFTVNIALMENNIPIVGIIYVPVSGVLYVGELQKGAYKQELSQKKTLETAEKITIKVSKRKNEEGIIAFKSRSHSGAKDNNYLSKFNVKEIRKKGSSVKFCLVAEGIADLYYRNGTTMEWDTAAGEAILKAAGGIILNAETDTDLKYNKENLENPPFCAMNTTIFDFFKDL encoded by the coding sequence ATGATAGAAATTGCCATCAAAGCAGCCGTAAAAGCAGGTGAGCGCATCAAAGAGATTTATGACAAATTTGATAATGAAAGTGATACAGAATATACAGCTGATAATATTGTAAGTTATAAATCTGATAACTCTCCTCTTACACTTGCTGATAAGGAAGCGAATAAGATTATTGAGAAATATTTAGAACCTTTGGGTTTGCCTATCTTGTCAGAAGAAGGTAAGATTACGCCCTATTCAGAACGCAAAAAATGGGATAATTTTTGGCTTATAGACCCACTTGATGGAACAAGAGAGTTTGTAAAGCGAAATGGAAATTTTACAGTAAATATTGCCTTAATGGAAAATAATATTCCAATTGTAGGAATTATTTATGTTCCAGTTTCAGGAGTTTTGTATGTAGGAGAACTTCAAAAAGGAGCATACAAACAAGAACTAAGTCAGAAAAAGACATTAGAAACAGCCGAAAAAATAACCATTAAAGTAAGTAAGCGCAAGAATGAAGAGGGAATAATTGCTTTCAAGAGCCGTTCACATTCTGGAGCAAAAGATAATAATTATTTGAGTAAATTTAATGTAAAGGAAATTCGTAAAAAAGGAAGTTCTGTTAAATTTTGTTTGGTGGCTGAAGGCATAGCTGATTTATATTATAGAAATGGGACAACAATGGAATGGGATACGGCAGCAGGAGAAGCAATTTTGAAAGCAGCAGGAGGAATAATTCTGAATGCAGAAACAGATACAGATTTGAAATACAATAAAGAAAACTTAGAAAATCCACCATTTTGTGCAATGAATACCACTATCTTCGACTTTTTTAAAGACTTGTAA
- a CDS encoding protein-L-isoaspartate(D-aspartate) O-methyltransferase produces the protein MQKDTYKHQGLRRQLVDEIIEMGIKDQQVLNAILTIPRHFFMDSAFLEHAYQNKAFAIGEGQTISQPYTVAYQSELLNIQEFESNKTLKILEIGTGSGYQTAILAEICKNIKSQITSIEFHENLHQKAKQTLKNLIKYSKYFDFQSIDLVCTDGSKGYLQNSPYDKIIVTAATPNSPQALKEWFSQLKIGGQIVAPVGNRKIQIMCRYTKKDEKTIEQESFGGFRFVPLLGEKGF, from the coding sequence ATGCAAAAGGACACTTATAAACATCAAGGATTAAGAAGACAGCTAGTTGATGAGATTATAGAAATGGGAATAAAAGACCAACAGGTTTTGAACGCCATTTTGACAATTCCTAGGCATTTTTTTATGGATAGTGCTTTTTTAGAACACGCTTATCAAAACAAGGCTTTTGCAATTGGAGAAGGACAAACTATTTCTCAGCCCTATACAGTTGCTTATCAGAGTGAACTTCTAAACATACAAGAGTTTGAATCAAATAAGACACTAAAGATTTTAGAAATAGGAACAGGTTCGGGCTATCAAACGGCTATTCTAGCAGAAATCTGTAAGAATATAAAATCTCAAATTACAAGTATAGAATTTCATGAAAACCTTCATCAAAAAGCAAAGCAAACGTTGAAAAATTTGATTAAATATTCAAAATATTTTGATTTCCAAAGTATTGATTTAGTTTGTACAGATGGTTCAAAAGGATATTTGCAAAATTCTCCTTATGATAAAATTATAGTAACGGCAGCCACACCAAATTCTCCCCAAGCACTGAAAGAATGGTTTAGTCAATTGAAGATAGGAGGACAAATAGTTGCTCCTGTGGGAAATCGAAAAATCCAAATTATGTGTCGTTATACCAAAAAAGACGAAAAAACTATTGAACAAGAAAGCTTTGGAGGATTTCGTTTTGTTCCTCTCTTGGGAGAAAAAGGATTTTAA
- a CDS encoding ATP-binding cassette domain-containing protein, producing the protein MNNNENILTISDVRKEYHNHTALAGVSLAIPKGSIYGLLGPNGAGKTSLIRIITQITGADSGKILFEGEELAPKHIAKIGYLPEERGLYPKMKVGEQLIYLGRLKGIPRAEIQKKLKYWLTTFQMKEWWNKEVGGLSKGMQQKVQFVATVLHDPKLLILDEPFSGFDPINANLLKDEILKLQQKGTTVIFSTHRMESVEELCDTIALINKSHKLFEGKKADIKMSHRTHVFEVQTDKPISESGKSFKILKESKETDFKTYLTSVKINEDVVRNGLLQELVNEYEIVSIQEKLPSINDIFIKMVEEK; encoded by the coding sequence TTGAATAATAACGAAAATATCCTTACTATTTCAGATGTTCGAAAAGAATATCATAATCATACTGCACTTGCAGGTGTTAGTCTTGCTATTCCAAAAGGAAGTATTTATGGACTTTTAGGACCTAATGGAGCAGGAAAAACGTCTCTTATTCGTATCATCACACAAATTACGGGTGCAGATAGTGGCAAAATTTTGTTTGAGGGAGAAGAATTAGCTCCAAAGCATATTGCTAAAATAGGTTATTTGCCAGAAGAAAGAGGACTTTATCCAAAAATGAAAGTAGGCGAACAGCTTATTTATTTGGGTAGGTTGAAGGGAATCCCAAGAGCTGAAATTCAGAAAAAACTAAAATATTGGCTTACTACTTTTCAGATGAAAGAGTGGTGGAACAAAGAAGTTGGAGGTCTTTCGAAGGGAATGCAACAGAAAGTACAGTTTGTTGCAACAGTTTTGCACGACCCCAAATTATTGATTTTAGACGAACCTTTTTCTGGTTTTGACCCAATTAATGCAAACCTTCTAAAAGATGAAATTCTCAAACTTCAACAAAAAGGTACAACTGTTATTTTTTCAACACATAGAATGGAATCTGTCGAAGAGCTTTGTGACACAATAGCATTAATAAACAAATCTCATAAATTATTTGAAGGCAAAAAGGCAGATATAAAAATGAGTCATCGAACTCATGTTTTTGAAGTACAGACCGATAAACCTATTTCTGAAAGTGGAAAATCATTCAAAATATTGAAGGAAAGCAAAGAAACAGATTTCAAAACTTATCTTACGTCCGTAAAAATAAACGAAGATGTAGTAAGGAACGGACTTTTGCAGGAATTAGTAAATGAGTATGAAATAGTTTCTATACAAGAAAAATTACCTTCAATCAATGATATTTTTATTAAAATGGTAGAGGAGAAATAA
- a CDS encoding nitroreductase — MKTTTITPQQINELIKNRRTIYPHECTGEKIDDKIIWQLLENATWSPNHGKVEPWQFFVFADDKRKELGNFLIKLYEKLTPKEEYNQKKVIKLRDRMSQSSHIVVVVAKTNQNPRIPEIEDIEAVACGIQNMQLSATVYGLASYWGTGALVYAEETHVQLGLSENEKIVGFLYLGVPKDGLIKEATRKPVEEKVVWIK; from the coding sequence ATGAAGACTACCACAATCACTCCCCAACAAATCAACGAACTCATAAAGAACAGAAGAACAATCTATCCCCACGAGTGTACAGGAGAAAAAATTGATGATAAAATAATTTGGCAACTCTTAGAAAATGCCACTTGGTCTCCCAATCATGGAAAGGTAGAACCGTGGCAATTTTTTGTTTTTGCAGATGATAAAAGAAAAGAATTAGGTAACTTTTTGATAAAGTTATATGAAAAGCTTACTCCAAAAGAAGAGTATAATCAGAAAAAGGTAATCAAATTACGTGATAGAATGAGTCAGTCTTCTCATATTGTAGTAGTAGTTGCAAAGACAAATCAAAATCCAAGAATACCAGAAATCGAAGACATAGAAGCTGTTGCTTGTGGCATTCAGAATATGCAGCTTTCGGCTACTGTTTATGGTTTGGCAAGTTATTGGGGAACTGGTGCGCTTGTTTATGCAGAGGAAACACATGTTCAGTTGGGTTTGTCTGAAAACGAAAAAATAGTTGGTTTTCTTTACTTAGGTGTCCCAAAAGATGGTTTGATAAAGGAAGCAACACGAAAACCAGTGGAGGAAAAAGTAGTTTGGATAAAGTAA
- the trxA gene encoding thioredoxin has translation MAAIEATQATFTELISSSQPVLVDFWAEWCGPCQMMTPIVHELSDEFAGKAKIAKVDVDSNSELTVKYGVRNIPTILIFKDGEIVEKIVGTTTKKELQDRISKLV, from the coding sequence ATGGCAGCTATTGAAGCAACACAAGCAACATTTACAGAACTTATTTCGTCTAGCCAACCTGTTTTGGTTGATTTTTGGGCAGAATGGTGTGGACCTTGTCAGATGATGACACCTATCGTTCATGAGCTTTCTGATGAGTTTGCAGGAAAAGCAAAAATCGCAAAAGTAGATGTAGATTCAAACTCGGAACTTACTGTAAAATATGGTGTTCGTAATATCCCTACAATTCTTATCTTCAAAGATGGCGAGATTGTAGAGAAAATTGTAGGCACAACTACTAAAAAGGAACTTCAAGACCGTATCAGCAAACTTGTATAA
- a CDS encoding VF530 family protein, translating to MNEKPKESVPNDQSNNPLHGVKLADILDTLVEKQGWEKMAKEVNINCFKNNPSIKSSLTFLRKTPWAREQVEKLYLKVIKK from the coding sequence ATGAATGAAAAACCAAAAGAGTCAGTTCCAAACGATCAATCCAACAATCCACTACACGGAGTAAAACTAGCTGATATTTTAGATACTTTAGTCGAAAAGCAAGGGTGGGAAAAAATGGCTAAAGAAGTCAATATCAATTGTTTTAAAAATAACCCTTCTATAAAATCTAGTTTGACATTTCTACGCAAAACACCTTGGGCAAGAGAACAGGTGGAAAAACTGTATTTGAAGGTAATTAAAAAATAA
- a CDS encoding YtxH domain-containing protein: MANSDNGGLGVVTFIAGLAVGALVGVLTAPEAGDKTRGRIARKSNDLLEDLEGQVEITKHKVNQFNESMKERANTLAADAKAKANELAEQAKNQIDNAKGDSAEA; this comes from the coding sequence ATGGCAAATTCAGATAACGGTGGTTTAGGCGTAGTAACATTCATAGCAGGACTAGCAGTAGGCGCATTAGTAGGTGTTTTGACAGCACCAGAAGCAGGAGACAAAACTCGTGGTCGTATTGCTCGTAAATCAAATGACCTTTTGGAAGATTTAGAAGGACAAGTAGAAATCACGAAGCACAAAGTAAATCAATTTAATGAATCTATGAAAGAACGTGCAAATACTTTGGCTGCTGATGCAAAAGCAAAAGCAAATGAACTTGCAGAACAAGCTAAAAATCAGATTGATAATGCAAAAGGAGATAGCGCAGAAGCATAA